One genomic segment of Paenibacillus sp. FSL H8-0332 includes these proteins:
- a CDS encoding DNA-formamidopyrimidine glycosylase family protein — protein MPELPEMENYRKLLSQHLINVPITGVTVNREKTINMETEEFVKGLVGARIVFVERRAKHILFHLHDGRRLLLHLMLGGLLFYGTEEERPDRTTQVELAFGEHILYFMGLRLGYLHLLTVKEGEAAMGKLGPELLDRRMTAERFAGLLKGRRGALKSLLVNQHVMAGIGNCYADEIAYEARLLPSTLVQNLSPEAVTRLYDSVRKVLTDATEIGGYMEMPFMTGDTVTGSYNDACKVYDREGEPCLRGGGTIVKIELSGRKVFYCPDCQHDA, from the coding sequence ATGCCGGAATTGCCGGAAATGGAGAATTACAGAAAGCTGCTTAGCCAACATCTAATAAACGTACCCATTACAGGGGTAACCGTAAATAGAGAAAAGACCATTAATATGGAGACTGAAGAATTCGTGAAGGGGCTGGTCGGGGCTCGAATTGTATTCGTGGAACGCCGCGCCAAGCATATCCTCTTCCACCTGCATGACGGCCGAAGACTGCTGCTGCATCTGATGCTGGGCGGACTACTGTTCTATGGTACAGAGGAAGAACGTCCTGACCGTACTACACAGGTGGAGCTGGCATTCGGTGAGCATATCCTCTACTTCATGGGACTGCGCCTGGGGTACCTGCATCTGCTAACTGTCAAGGAAGGTGAAGCGGCAATGGGGAAGCTTGGACCCGAGCTGCTGGACCGCCGGATGACGGCCGAACGCTTCGCCGGACTGCTCAAAGGGCGGCGCGGTGCGCTGAAGAGCCTGCTGGTCAACCAGCATGTAATGGCTGGAATCGGCAACTGCTATGCCGACGAGATTGCTTATGAAGCCCGGCTGCTTCCGTCTACGCTTGTTCAGAATCTGTCACCGGAAGCAGTGACCCGGCTGTACGATAGCGTGCGTAAGGTGTTGACGGACGCCACTGAAATCGGCGGGTATATGGAAATGCCGTTCATGACCGGCGACACGGTGACCGGTTCTTATAATGATGCTTGTAAAGTGTATGACCGTGAAGGCGAGCCTTGCCTGCGCGGCGGGGGAACGATAGTGAAGATAGAGCTGTCCGGACGCAAGGTATTCTATTGCCCGGATTGCCAGCATGACGCATAG
- a CDS encoding TIGR01457 family HAD-type hydrolase, with protein MNNIGGLLIDLDGTLYHGGRMIPGAQQLIEALRTAGIPFLFVTNNSSRTPASVAGHLRAMGIEAKAEEVCTSSLAAARYIAGESPGASVAILGEEGLAEACTEAGLTLVTEHPQYVVQGIDRSFTYEALARASRWIREGARFVLTNPDLMLPSDDGVMPGAGTIGAAIEAASGVAPVVIGKPETHLVTYATSLLGIKPEDAVLVGDNMRTDILAGANAGCRTVLVLTGLTTRDNLEHYQQLTGVKPDEICADLAELMVLLGV; from the coding sequence ATGAACAATATCGGAGGCTTGTTAATTGATCTGGATGGCACCTTGTATCATGGCGGAAGAATGATCCCCGGGGCGCAGCAGCTGATAGAAGCGCTGCGGACAGCCGGTATCCCGTTCCTGTTTGTGACGAACAACTCTTCACGGACACCAGCCAGTGTAGCTGGACACTTACGCGCAATGGGCATTGAAGCAAAGGCGGAAGAGGTCTGCACCTCGTCGCTGGCTGCCGCCCGTTACATTGCCGGAGAATCTCCGGGAGCATCCGTGGCGATACTTGGAGAAGAGGGGCTGGCGGAAGCCTGCACAGAGGCAGGGTTAACCCTGGTCACCGAGCATCCACAGTATGTCGTGCAGGGGATCGACCGTTCTTTTACATATGAAGCTCTGGCCCGCGCCTCGCGCTGGATTCGTGAAGGGGCCAGATTCGTCCTGACCAATCCCGACCTGATGCTTCCCTCCGATGACGGAGTGATGCCCGGTGCAGGTACGATTGGTGCAGCGATTGAAGCAGCCAGCGGTGTGGCACCCGTGGTCATCGGCAAGCCGGAGACGCATCTGGTGACGTATGCGACATCTCTGCTCGGCATCAAGCCGGAGGATGCGGTGCTGGTGGGCGACAATATGAGAACGGATATCTTGGCGGGGGCTAACGCAGGCTGCCGGACTGTGTTGGTGCTTACGGGACTTACAACCCGGGATAATCTGGAGCATTACCAGCAGCTGACCGGAGTCAAGCCTGATGAAATTTGTGCTGATTTAGCTGAACTTATGGTACTGCTCGGTGTATAA